The following are from one region of the Stanieria sp. NIES-3757 genome:
- a CDS encoding hypothetical protein (protein of unknown function DUF370), which produces MDIQLINIGFGNIVSANRIIAIVSPESAPIKRIITEARERGQLVDATYGRRTRAVIITDSSHVVLSAIQPETVAHRFVGNKDSQANSN; this is translated from the coding sequence ATGGATATTCAATTAATCAATATTGGTTTCGGAAATATAGTCTCGGCTAATCGAATTATTGCTATTGTCAGTCCTGAGTCTGCACCAATTAAGCGGATTATTACTGAAGCTAGAGAAAGAGGACAATTAGTAGATGCTACTTATGGTCGTCGAACTCGGGCGGTAATTATCACTGATTCTTCTCATGTGGTATTATCAGCAATTCAGCCAGAAACTGTAGCACATCGCTTTGTGGGAAATAAAGATTCCCAAGCTAATAGCAATTAA
- the gmk gene encoding guanylate kinase — MVAGKLIVITGPSGVGKGTIVRSLLKRHPEIYLSISTTTRQPRRGEIDGKDYYFVNKSQFETMINQGELLEWAEYAGNYYGTPKLRVEDQIKLGKLVLLEIELLGARAIANIFPAAQRIFILPPSLEELEHRMRKRGKDSEEAIIRRLTRAKEEIAAQNEFKFCIVNDDLEATIQKVEQLIFG, encoded by the coding sequence ATGGTAGCAGGAAAACTCATTGTCATTACAGGTCCTAGTGGTGTCGGCAAAGGGACAATTGTGCGATCGCTCCTCAAGCGACACCCTGAGATTTATCTCTCAATTTCAACGACAACCAGACAACCCCGTCGTGGGGAAATCGATGGCAAAGATTATTACTTTGTCAATAAGTCTCAATTTGAGACGATGATTAATCAAGGTGAACTCCTAGAATGGGCGGAGTATGCAGGTAATTATTACGGTACTCCGAAACTAAGAGTAGAAGATCAAATCAAGCTCGGTAAACTGGTTTTGTTAGAAATCGAATTACTTGGGGCTAGAGCGATCGCAAATATTTTTCCTGCTGCTCAACGTATTTTTATTTTGCCTCCTTCTTTAGAAGAGTTGGAACACAGAATGAGAAAACGCGGTAAAGATTCAGAAGAAGCTATTATTCGTCGTTTAACCAGAGCAAAAGAGGAAATAGCAGCCCAAAATGAATTTAAATTCTGTATTGTCAATGACGATCTTGAGGCTACGATTCAAAAAGTTGAACAGTTAATTTTTGGCTAG